A section of the Rummeliibacillus pycnus genome encodes:
- a CDS encoding glycerophosphodiester phosphodiesterase has protein sequence MNIFAHRGASGTFPENTLASFREAARLPIYGVELDVQRTKDGVLVINHDEKIDRTSNGKGYIRDMTFEEIRSYDFGSWKGEQFAGEKIPTLDEVLDVFKATHHMINIELKTDVFEYPGLEDDVIATVKSHDMMERVLFSSFDHEIVERVIEKAPYNEVGALFMKILVNLDEYGEMLGTHALHVSLVAAKRQAVKKAIELGNKVRVYTINKEEDYDLMEAIGVDAIFTDFPEKMYRHAYSKRYYK, from the coding sequence ATGAATATATTTGCACATCGTGGTGCATCGGGTACCTTTCCAGAAAATACATTAGCATCATTTCGAGAAGCAGCTAGACTACCAATTTACGGAGTTGAGTTAGATGTTCAGCGTACGAAAGACGGTGTTTTAGTAATCAATCATGATGAAAAAATTGATCGTACGTCAAATGGAAAAGGCTATATTCGAGATATGACTTTTGAAGAAATTCGCTCATACGATTTTGGTTCATGGAAAGGTGAGCAATTTGCAGGTGAAAAAATACCAACCCTAGATGAAGTGCTTGATGTTTTCAAAGCTACTCATCATATGATTAACATCGAATTGAAAACGGATGTTTTTGAATATCCTGGATTAGAAGACGATGTAATAGCAACGGTAAAATCTCACGATATGATGGAACGCGTACTGTTTTCATCGTTTGACCATGAAATTGTAGAAAGAGTTATTGAAAAAGCACCTTACAATGAAGTGGGAGCATTATTCATGAAGATTTTGGTCAATTTAGATGAGTATGGAGAAATGCTTGGTACGCATGCACTTCATGTTTCGCTTGTAGCTGCCAAACGTCAAGCTGTGAAAAAGGCTATAGAGTTAGGGAATAAAGTACGTGTTTATACGATTAACAAAGAAGAAGATTATGATTTAATGGAAGCAATAGGAGTCGATGCTATTTTTACGGATTTTCCAGAAAAGATGTATCGCCATGCTTATAGTAAAAGATACTATAAATGA